A window of uncultured Fusobacterium sp. genomic DNA:
TATATTCCTCCACACTTTTTAGCTGCTGGACTCTTTATTATTGCAGCTTTTATATCAACAGCTACTGGTACATCAGTAGGAGCTATCGTTTCAATAACTCCTATTGCTATTGGTTTAGCTGAAAAAAGTGGAGTTCCATTACCTTTAATCTTAGCTTCTGTTATGGGGGGAGCAATGTTTGGAGATAATCTATCTGTTATCTCTGATACAACTATTGCTGCTACAAAAACTCAAGGGGTAGAGATGAGAGATAAATTTAGAGTCAACCTTTATATAGCTGCTCCTGCTGCTATTATAACTGTTATTCTACTTCTTATCTTTGGTAAACCTGTTAATATACCTCAAATTGAAACTCTTCCCTTTGAGATTATAAAAGTTTTACCATATATAACTGTTCTTGTTTTAGCTATCTCTGGTTTAAATGTATTTGTTGTTTTAACTACTGGAATCTTATTCTCTGGTATAATCGGAATGAGCCATGGAGCATTTGATTTTTTAACTTTTACTCAAGAGATTTATAAAGGGTTTACAAATATGAATGAAATCTTTTTACTATCAATGTTGACTGGTGGACTTGCAACTATGTGTGCAAATGCTGGTGGAATACAATGGCTTATAGATCAAATTCAAAGAATAATAGTAGGTAAAAAAAGTGCAAAAGTTGGGATTGGACTTTTAGTAGCTTTTACTGATATGGCTGTTGCAAATAATACTGTTGCTATTATTATCAATGGTTCAATAGCTAAAAAAATATCTGAAAAATATGGTGTAGATCCTAAAGAGAGTGCTGCTATCTTAGATATCTTCTCCTGTATCTTCCAAGGACTTATCCCTTATGGAGCACAAATGCTTATTATGATAGGATTTACAAAGGGAAGTGCCTCTCCTATTGATATTATGCCACTATTATGGTATCAAATGTTACTATTTATCTTTACAATAATCTTTATTATTTTCTCTATTAATGAGAAATTAAGTTTAAAATCTAAATAATGCAAAAAAGCCTAATATTCTTTATCGAATACTAGGCTTTTATTTATTATAATTTATCTACTTCACCAATTATAACATCAGCTATTGGTGCAAAAAGTTTTTCAGTTCCTTGCTCTTCTCCCTTAGTTAGATTAGCAATTCCTCTAGTCATTGGAAGTTCTCCTAATAAAACAAGTCCCATTTCAGCTAAGAAATCATTTACTCCATTTTCTTCATT
This region includes:
- a CDS encoding Na+/H+ antiporter NhaC family protein — protein: MNNRLKSSFIGLIPLLIFVILYLGVGTFLQFKGVSMAFYQFPSPVAIFVGIIAAFLLFKGKISEKFHTFLSGCGHQDIITMCIIYLLAGAFANVTEKMGGVSSTVNLGLTYIPPHFLAAGLFIIAAFISTATGTSVGAIVSITPIAIGLAEKSGVPLPLILASVMGGAMFGDNLSVISDTTIAATKTQGVEMRDKFRVNLYIAAPAAIITVILLLIFGKPVNIPQIETLPFEIIKVLPYITVLVLAISGLNVFVVLTTGILFSGIIGMSHGAFDFLTFTQEIYKGFTNMNEIFLLSMLTGGLATMCANAGGIQWLIDQIQRIIVGKKSAKVGIGLLVAFTDMAVANNTVAIIINGSIAKKISEKYGVDPKESAAILDIFSCIFQGLIPYGAQMLIMIGFTKGSASPIDIMPLLWYQMLLFIFTIIFIIFSINEKLSLKSK